TTGGCTGGTAATATTTGCCCAGCCTATTATTATTTATCGGTCTGGTACTACGATCCATGTAAGTGAGTGCGTTAGTGTACCCAGGGGTCACTCACTGTAGAGGCCAAAGTTCTTGGAGAACGACTGAGCACAGAACATCTCAAAGCCCATGGAGACAAAGTAGCGGACCGCCCAGGCATCTTTCTCCAGACTGCCTGAGGCGAATCCCTGATAAGCCGAGTCaaagaacacaaacagcttCCTCCTCTGGCAAAGAACAGGATAAAAAGATCAAACAATCACCACACTGCGATAAACATTAAGTATGCAAAACATGTCCCTGTTTAAACTGACGCCTCTTTCTTGTGGTTGAAACAAAAGTACAGACATcgtgtctctgtgtgaatgtatgtttaCAGTACCATCATAACTTCAGCAATCTTCTTCCATTGCTCCTGTGTGGGGTCTGTGCCAGTTGGATTATGGGCACAGGCATGCAGGACAAAGATGGAGTGCTCCGGACAACTCTGGGGGAAAGAAGAAGCGGTATTGTAAATTAAGTCGTTTACAATTAACTAGAGTCTGTATCGCACACTGCTTACCTCCAAGTCACCAAGGAAACCAGCCAAATCAAGGCCCCTCTTCTGTGCATCCCAGTACTTGTATGGACGGACATCCTCAAAGCCCGCATTGGCAAATACAGCATTGTGATTTTCTGGAACAAACAGATACCAGCGtgcttattttattgtttatatttcctCTGGACACACAGGTGAATACTGCTTTATTACTGCTCATATCCTAACAAAAGATAACAAAAGAATATTTCTGATAAGATGTTAcagtcacatacagtacatgtattaACTGAACACTCTACTGACACCCTAACTCTTTAAGACTTATCTGGAAAGGTTCCAAAGATCAAAGTCCTTAAATGAGGAGGCAATTTCTAACCAGCATGTTCATtttaactttgtgtgtgtgtgtgtgtgtgtgtgtgtgtgtgtgtgtgtgtgtctgtgtgtgtgtgtgtaccccaGGTAGGTGCGGACACATAGACAGGCGTCTTGGTGTTGTTGGTTCCGTTGTAGAAACGTCTGAGGAACTCTGCCCCCATCTTCAGAGCACCTGTGCCACCTAGACACTGAACGGCTCCCACCTGAcaatgacagagacagaaagttattctaaatgtaaacaaatcaaAGCTGAAACATAGTATAGCACTACACTACTGCACCAACCCAGTTCTTCTGTTATCCGTACACACCCTGTTCTCCTGGATGGCAGGGCTGTCGTCTCCCAGTGCGATCTTGGAGGCCGATGATCTGAAATCAGGCAGGCCCAGGATGGGCAGGTACTCATGGTTCAGCCTGTCATCGTGCACAATGATCTTTTCCACCTTTTTCACCACTGGTAAAACCCATGGTTGGCCTTCATCTGTCCGGTAGGCTGATCAGGACaatttaagaaaacaaatattatacaaaagtgttaaaagaaaagtgaagGTAACTGGCTGTTGATTTTTGATATCATCAAGTATCCGTTTTAAGCCAGTAGCCACATTAGCAAAGTAGGTGGAGTTTATAAACcaatgatcatttaaaaaatggcCTTAGAGGCACATAGTCAGGTACATGTGTAATATTTATGATAATATCAATATTCACATCGAAATAACTATTCatgactttttttctcattttaagaAGCTGGATGCACGAGGACCTTGGTAAAATCACAGGAATGCAAAACCAACCCTCAAAGTATCACTTCAAAGATAATGTAACAGACATGTACTTTCATATGTTGTGTGTTCCTGATAAGGACTAAAGTATACAAAAGCCCTTTCACCCTCAGAGCAGAGACAATCAACTTTGCTTTCCAACTCACTACCATGCCCCAGGCTAAATATAATCCAACGtgagtatttctatttcttCCATGGGCTTGAAAGCTACAGATCCTCtacaaaacaaatcatcaaTCTCAAGTTCATGTGAAATTTAACAGATGTAGCAGTAGACATTGTGTGGCCTACATTTGCCAGCTGCTCAGTATCTGATGGCCATCTGCGGCGCTGTGTATCTTGCAGAGAGAAGGGGATTATGAGGCCTCAGTCGAGTACTAATCATGGGACTCAGGTAGCCTCGTCCTGCCACAGCAGAGCCGAGCAATCTTTCTCACACTGGTC
This genomic interval from Thunnus thynnus chromosome 14, fThuThy2.1, whole genome shotgun sequence contains the following:
- the got1 gene encoding aspartate aminotransferase, cytoplasmic, whose amino-acid sequence is MSVFAEVPQAAPVAVFKLTQDFNNDEFPKKVNLGVGAYRTDEGQPWVLPVVKKVEKIIVHDDRLNHEYLPILGLPDFRSSASKIALGDDSPAIQENRVGAVQCLGGTGALKMGAEFLRRFYNGTNNTKTPVYVSAPTWENHNAVFANAGFEDVRPYKYWDAQKRGLDLAGFLGDLESCPEHSIFVLHACAHNPTGTDPTQEQWKKIAEVMMRRKLFVFFDSAYQGFASGSLEKDAWAVRYFVSMGFEMFCAQSFSKNFGLYNERVGNLTVVARDADNLKRILSQMEKIVRTTWSNPPSQGARIVAVTLNSPELFAEWKANVKTMADRVLLMRAQLKAKLQAQGTPGTWDHITEQIGMFSFTGLNTKQVEYMVKEKHIYLMASGRINMCGLTTKNIDYVAESIHEAVTKVQ